In a single window of the Nilaparvata lugens isolate BPH chromosome 1, ASM1435652v1, whole genome shotgun sequence genome:
- the LOC111047661 gene encoding uncharacterized protein LOC111047661: MDTHTSSERSEDPSGILTQIMNMVTQQVNMVHDVVSEVSSGIRKDSSRYFRTPSGDSVAYSLQQSVEDSEYFEKEPDDKSLALTHPKTSLEDCRKCRNPNHDLFIMSANVLNALEDFVCTTNETHGINGDGKLEEAHSIKYDPSNMSRGDVDAYWNNYKHVFIEDNEKLWDALMMGLRKYHSVLQDRHSLHTEVEQLSTQNNDLRRLLTSYTFNDSMKKEQSFYADNSENLLPLLSKDQNLVKLREVQDTLTRL; the protein is encoded by the exons ATGGACACCCATACAAGCAGTGAACGATCAGAAGATCCGTCTGGTATTCTCACACAGATAATGAACATGGTCACACAGCAAGTGAATATGGTTCATGATGTTGTTTCAGAAGTTTCTTCGGGAATCAGAAAGGATAG TTCTCGTTATTTTCGAACGCCATCAGGAGACAGTGTTGCATACTCTTTGCAGCAATCGGTGGAAGACAGTGAATACTTTGAAAAGGAACCAGACGATAAATCACTGGCATTGACTCATCCAAAAACAA GTCTTGAGGATTGCAGAAAGTGTCGAAACCCAAATCATGATCTGTTTATAATGTCGGCAAATGTTTTAAATGCATTGGAAGATTTCGTGTGTACTACCAATGAAACCCA TGGGATCAATGGAGATGGAAAGCTGGAGGAAGCACATTCAATCAAGTATGATCCTTCAAATATGAGTAGAGGTGACGTCGATGCGTATTGGAACAACTACAAACACGTTTTCATCGAAGACAATGAGAAACTGTGGGATGCATTAATGATGGGGTTGCGCAAGTATCATTCTGTTCTACAAG ATCGTCATTCTCTACATACCGAAGTAGAGCAACTGAGTACTCAAAATAACGATCTTAGAAGACTTCTCACATCCTACACTTTCAATGATTCG ATGAAAAAGGAACAGTCTTTCTACGCGGATAATTCTGAAAATTTATTGCCTTTGCTGAGCAAGGATCAAAACTTGGTCAAGTTAAGAGAAGTGCAAGACACTCTTACTCGTTTATGA
- the LOC120348859 gene encoding dynein regulatory complex protein 1 homolog: MDRFIHQQLLGLEWPRSESTTSDHITFKDHENPDQAESAGRKTSDDNGFEKDASGTQKRKVLLMNKILKAVSNSSGFLLEERLSELLEPYTETDKLLVKLDNIFNALGVKDVNDVSILSNYLDPYLECSTCQLGQQVSEQTSAEQHLVTSSVERGDGVLMDTHTSSERSEDQSGILTQIMNRSHSSEYGS; this comes from the exons ATGGACCGATTCATCCATCAACAGCTGCTGGGATTGGAATGGCCTAGGTCTGAAAGTACCACATCAGATCATATTACTTTCAAAG ATCACGAGAATCCCGACCAAGCAGAATCAGCAGGAAGGAAAACATCAGATGATAATGGATTTGAAAAGGATGCTAGCGGTACTCAAAAAAGGAAAGTTCTTCTCATGAACAAGATTTTGAAAGCAGTCTCCAACTCCTCTGGGTTTTTGCTGGAGGAGCGTTTATCTGAGCTGTTGGAGCCTTACACTGAAACTGACAAATTACTCGTGAAATTAGACAACATCTTCAAT GCATTAGGAGTGAAAGATGTGAATGATGTGTCCATCCTTTCAAATTATCTTGACCCGTACTTGGAGTGCTCAACCTGTCAACTTGGACAACAAGTGTCAGAGCAGACCAGCGCAGAGCAGCATTTAGTAACGAGCTCTGTTGAAAGAGGTGATGGTGT CTTGATGGACACCCATACAAGCAGTGAACGATCAGAAGATCAGTCTGGTATTCTCACACAGATAATGAACAGGTCACACAGCAGTGAATATGGTTCATGA
- the LOC111047667 gene encoding dynein regulatory complex protein 1 codes for MGDPTPPLDQSGLIIDGEPNICSDNAEERQLARRLRIQRRLSATRKRQDEDSDSKERSISGKATQQKTQLESQVESCNNDVFEIIDEGVEAVTNIKIAGNAHEVQKREEDRLAREERIKYLEKEAEIADEKYQEINKKWEEIAKFNDPLDLFEETERQKDKCRQLLDKKDVVIKRLQEELKMAELRFIKDQEKQSADMNLLVFRINEQIKIMRKVVKNQIALIEDGIETERLEAIQTFNKKWEGLNRQREKEQVNNLNSKLNSLEEHNQEMKRIMLVHQEKFRDSKINLEENIQLLQREVESVKAVCLLNREKVDYNYQVLKKRDDLNILQAIPINISII; via the exons ATGGGAGATCCCACTCCACCACTGGATCAGTCCGGTCTTATTATTGATGGTGAACCTAATATTTGTTCAGATAACGCAGAAGAAAGGCAATTGGCCAGAAGATTGAGAATTCAAAGACGACTTAGTGCTACAAGAAA ACGGCAAGATGAAGATTCTGACTCGAAGGAACGCAGTATATCGGGTAAAGCTACCCAACAAAAAACACAATTGGAATCACAAGTTGAAAGTTGCAATAATGATGTCTTTGAGATTATTGACGAGGGAGTTGAAGCG GTAACCAACATAAAAATTGCTGGGAATGCTCATGAAGTgcaaaagagagaagaagatagattagcAAGGGAAGAAAGAATCAAATATTTGGAAAAGGAGGCCGAAATAGcagatgaaaaatatcaagagaTCAACAAGAAATGGGAAGAAATTGCTAAGTTCAATGATCCTCTAGATCTCTTTGAAGAAACTGAACGACAAAAAG ATAAATGCAGACAGCTTCTTGACAAGAAAGATGTTGTCATAAAAAGATTGCAAGAAGAGTTGAAAATGGCTGAATTAAGATTTATAAAGGATCAGGAAAAGCAGAGTGCAGATATGAATCTCCTTGTCTTCAGAATCAATGAGCAGATAAAAATTATGCGTAAAGTTGTAAAAAATCAGATTGCTCTGATCGAG GATGGTATTGAAACTGAACGACTTGAAGCAATACAgactttcaataaaaaatggGAAGGTCTAAATAGACaaagagaaaaagaacaagTAAACAATCTGAATTCAAAACTCAATTCACTTGAGGAGCATAATCAAGAAATGAAGAGAATAATGCTTGTTCACCAAGAAAAGTTTAGAGATTCAAAGATAAATCTTGAGGAAAATATACAG CTACTGCAGAGAGAAGTAGAATCAGTTAAAGCAGTTTGTTTATTGAACAGAGAAAAAGTTGACTATAATTATCAAGTGTTGAAGAAGAGAGACGATTTAAATATTCTCCAGGCTATTCCtataaatatatcaataatatga